One stretch of Cedecea neteri DNA includes these proteins:
- a CDS encoding MFS transporter, producing MALFTSPVIAYRKPHVLGFILYFIVGLVDGAIVPFFPLWAQQSAAIPVEFIGLLFGCYAGGELLAAPFIGGIADRVGRRPVLIISATGVGAGFIALFFAHGVFAAAAVLIVIGLFESVLHPTIYTIVADATPAAEHRRQFSMMRVCSGAGAIAGPLLGTVLVQEGLGYVFLAGGSVMVAGGLMLAICLSETRSLAADAEDEGDEEGFSALLPAFRDSRLAVLLMWVLLLGVAGSWVEAVMPLHASNQMGMSAASIGYLFAFGAGVNTVGQLALTKLFARRSPLFITLSAGSSLITAFVLLLAYPHVVTLVMAVCLYSLSQMMTGPLIPTAVNKLAPARLRATYMAALSVVSDLQGSVGPATGTALFALSFTLPWAVGIPLVLLAVTGLGLALSAGDKSATR from the coding sequence ATGGCACTTTTTACATCCCCCGTTATTGCGTACCGCAAGCCCCACGTTCTGGGCTTTATCCTCTATTTCATTGTCGGCCTGGTCGACGGCGCGATTGTGCCCTTTTTCCCGCTGTGGGCGCAGCAGTCTGCCGCTATCCCGGTGGAGTTTATTGGCCTGCTGTTCGGCTGCTATGCCGGGGGCGAGCTGCTGGCCGCGCCGTTTATCGGCGGCATTGCCGATCGCGTGGGCAGAAGGCCCGTTTTGATTATTTCGGCGACCGGCGTCGGGGCGGGCTTTATCGCGCTGTTCTTTGCGCACGGCGTCTTTGCCGCCGCCGCAGTGTTGATCGTCATTGGCCTGTTTGAGTCGGTGCTGCATCCGACCATCTACACCATTGTGGCGGACGCCACGCCAGCTGCGGAGCACCGACGCCAGTTCAGCATGATGCGCGTGTGTTCCGGCGCGGGCGCTATAGCCGGGCCGCTGCTGGGTACGGTGCTGGTGCAAGAGGGGCTGGGTTACGTTTTTCTGGCCGGAGGTTCGGTGATGGTTGCGGGCGGTCTGATGCTGGCGATTTGCCTGTCGGAAACGCGTTCGTTAGCCGCTGATGCGGAAGATGAGGGCGATGAAGAAGGGTTTAGCGCGCTGCTGCCCGCGTTCCGGGATAGTCGCCTGGCCGTGCTGCTAATGTGGGTGCTGCTGTTGGGCGTGGCCGGGAGCTGGGTGGAAGCCGTCATGCCGCTGCATGCCAGCAATCAGATGGGAATGAGTGCGGCCAGCATCGGCTATTTGTTCGCGTTTGGCGCGGGGGTTAACACGGTTGGCCAGCTCGCCTTAACGAAGCTGTTTGCCCGACGCTCGCCGTTATTTATCACCCTCAGCGCAGGCTCCTCGCTTATCACCGCCTTTGTTTTGCTGCTGGCTTATCCTCACGTCGTGACGCTGGTGATGGCGGTCTGCCTCTATTCGCTGTCCCAGATGATGACCGGCCCGCTGATCCCGACGGCGGTGAACAAGTTAGCCCCGGCGCGGTTACGCGCGACGTACATGGCCGCGCTTTCGGTGGTGAGCGATCTGCAGGGATCTGTGGGGCCGGCTACCGGCACGGCACTGTTCGCGCTTTCGTTTACGCTGCCGTGGGCGGTGGGCATTCCTCTGGTCTTGCTGGCGGTAACCGGGTTGGGGCTGGCGCTCTCGGCAGGGGATAAATCGGCTACTCGTTAA
- the mnmH gene encoding tRNA 2-selenouridine(34) synthase MnmH — translation MEKRSNAQDYDRLLLNDIPLIDVRAPVEFAQGAMPAAHNLPLMLDDERAQIGTCYKQQGQQAAVELGHRLVSGERKASRVERWLESCRQQPEGYLCCARGGMRSHIVQHWLRENGLEYPLVTGGYKALRQHAMQVIDTRSQWPMIIISGNTGCGKTILIRSQPTGVDLEGLAHHRGSSFGRTIVAQPSQASFENNLAVTLLKISPTGPKTLVVEDEGRMIGSRHIPEAFREQMLRSRIVAIDDPFELRLERLKNEYFEQMIEAFLSVSDEESAWRDYAEYLHHGLFAIRRRLGMERFQQFTAKLDEALLTQRKTGSCEGHLAWLSPLLKEYYDPMYRYQLSQKADQIVFRGDYQQVESWLRSINE, via the coding sequence ATGGAAAAACGCTCTAACGCGCAGGACTACGACCGCCTGCTGCTCAACGACATTCCGCTGATAGACGTTCGCGCCCCGGTAGAGTTCGCTCAGGGAGCGATGCCCGCTGCCCATAACTTACCTCTGATGCTGGACGATGAACGCGCGCAGATCGGGACATGCTATAAGCAGCAGGGCCAGCAGGCCGCCGTCGAACTGGGGCACCGGCTGGTCAGCGGCGAGCGAAAAGCCAGCCGGGTCGAACGCTGGCTGGAGAGCTGCCGCCAGCAGCCTGAAGGCTATTTATGCTGCGCCCGGGGCGGGATGCGTAGCCACATCGTACAGCACTGGCTGCGGGAAAACGGCCTCGAATACCCGCTGGTCACCGGCGGCTACAAAGCCCTGCGCCAGCATGCCATGCAGGTAATCGACACCCGTTCGCAGTGGCCGATGATTATCATCAGCGGCAACACCGGCTGCGGCAAAACCATCCTTATCCGCTCGCAGCCGACGGGCGTTGACCTTGAAGGCCTGGCGCACCATCGCGGCTCGTCGTTTGGCCGCACGATTGTGGCGCAGCCTTCTCAGGCCAGCTTCGAAAACAACCTCGCCGTCACCCTGCTCAAAATCAGCCCGACCGGGCCCAAAACGCTGGTTGTGGAAGATGAAGGCCGGATGATTGGCTCCCGCCATATCCCCGAAGCCTTCAGAGAACAGATGCTGCGCTCGCGCATTGTGGCGATCGACGATCCGTTCGAACTGCGGCTGGAGCGCCTCAAAAACGAATACTTCGAGCAGATGATCGAGGCGTTTTTATCCGTCAGCGATGAAGAAAGCGCATGGCGCGATTACGCCGAGTACCTGCACCACGGCCTGTTTGCCATCCGCCGCCGCCTGGGCATGGAGCGCTTCCAGCAGTTCACCGCGAAGCTAGACGAAGCGCTGCTCACCCAGCGGAAAACTGGCTCCTGCGAAGGCCATCTGGCCTGGCTGTCGCCGCTGCTGAAAGAGTATTACGACCCGATGTACCGCTATCAGCTCAGCCAGAAGGCCGACCAGATTGTCTTCCGGGGAGATTACCAGCAGGTCGAGTCCTGGCTGCGCAGCATTAACGAGTAG
- the purK gene encoding 5-(carboxyamino)imidazole ribonucleotide synthase, translating into MKRVCVLGNGQLGRMLRQAGEPLGIAVYPVGLDAEPEAVPFAQSVITAEIERWPETALTRELARHNAFVNRDIFPIIADRLTQKQLFDKLGLATAPWQLLSGSHEWQDVFSQLGSLAIVKRRVGGYDGRGQWRLRADETDQLPEECYGECIVEQGINFSGEVSLVGARGHDGSTVFYPLTHNLHQDGILRTSVAFPQANAEQQRQAETMLTAIMHELGYVGVMAMECFVTPAGLLINELAPRVHNSGHWTQNGASISQFELHLRAIVDLPLPQPVVNAPSVMVNLIGTDLNYAWLKLPLVHLHWYDKEVRPGRKVGHLNLNDSDTGRLSASLEALVPLLPVEYASGIAWAQSKLVK; encoded by the coding sequence ATGAAGCGCGTCTGTGTCTTAGGTAACGGCCAGCTGGGGCGCATGCTCCGCCAGGCCGGTGAGCCGCTGGGCATCGCCGTTTACCCTGTCGGGCTGGACGCCGAGCCGGAAGCCGTGCCGTTCGCTCAAAGCGTGATCACCGCCGAGATTGAGCGCTGGCCGGAAACCGCGCTGACCCGCGAACTGGCGCGTCACAACGCCTTCGTTAACCGCGATATCTTCCCGATCATCGCCGACCGCCTGACGCAAAAGCAGCTGTTCGATAAGCTCGGCCTGGCCACCGCGCCGTGGCAATTGCTCTCCGGTAGCCACGAATGGCAGGACGTGTTCAGCCAGCTCGGCTCTCTGGCGATTGTGAAGCGCCGCGTCGGCGGCTATGACGGCCGGGGCCAGTGGCGCTTGCGTGCCGATGAAACCGACCAGCTGCCGGAAGAGTGCTACGGCGAATGCATCGTCGAGCAGGGCATTAACTTCTCCGGCGAAGTTTCTCTGGTGGGCGCGCGCGGCCATGACGGCAGCACGGTGTTCTATCCGCTGACCCACAACCTGCATCAGGACGGTATTCTGCGCACCAGCGTTGCCTTCCCGCAGGCCAACGCCGAGCAGCAGCGTCAGGCCGAAACCATGCTCACCGCCATCATGCACGAGCTGGGCTACGTCGGCGTGATGGCGATGGAGTGCTTCGTCACGCCAGCCGGCCTGCTGATCAACGAGCTGGCTCCGCGCGTGCACAACAGCGGGCACTGGACGCAAAATGGCGCCTCCATCAGCCAGTTCGAACTGCACCTGCGCGCCATCGTGGATTTACCGCTGCCGCAGCCGGTGGTGAATGCCCCGTCGGTGATGGTGAACCTGATCGGCACCGACCTGAACTATGCCTGGCTGAAGCTGCCGCTGGTGCACCTGCACTGGTACGACAAAGAAGTTCGTCCGGGCCGCAAAGTCGGTCATCTCAACCTGAACGACAGCGATACCGGCCGCCTGAGCGCCTCGCTGGAAGCCCTGGTTCCCCTGCTGCCGGTGGAATACGCCAGCGGTATTGCCTGGGCGCAGAGCAAGCTGGTGAAGTAA
- the purE gene encoding 5-(carboxyamino)imidazole ribonucleotide mutase, whose translation MSSEHTPARIAIVMGSKSDWATMQFAAEILTALNVPHHVEVVSAHRTPDKLFSFAEQAEANGYQVIIAGAGGAAHLPGMLAAKTLVPVLGVPVQSAALSGVDSLYSIVQMPRGIPVGTLAIGKAGAANAALLAAQILALHDADLSQRLATWRQTQTDEVLDNPDPRSEA comes from the coding sequence ATGTCTTCTGAGCACACCCCGGCGCGTATCGCCATTGTTATGGGTTCCAAAAGTGACTGGGCCACCATGCAGTTCGCCGCTGAAATCCTTACCGCCCTGAATGTCCCTCACCATGTCGAAGTCGTCTCCGCCCACCGCACGCCGGATAAACTGTTCAGCTTTGCCGAACAGGCCGAAGCCAATGGCTACCAGGTGATCATTGCCGGAGCCGGTGGCGCTGCGCATCTGCCGGGCATGCTGGCCGCAAAAACCCTGGTCCCGGTGCTGGGTGTGCCGGTCCAAAGCGCCGCCCTTAGCGGCGTGGACAGCCTTTATTCTATCGTCCAGATGCCGCGCGGCATTCCGGTCGGCACGCTGGCCATCGGTAAGGCCGGGGCCGCCAACGCCGCCCTGCTGGCCGCGCAGATCCTGGCCCTGCATGACGCAGACCTGAGCCAGCGCCTGGCAACCTGGCGTCAGACCCAGACCGACGAAGTGCTGGACAACCCGGACCCACGGAGCGAAGCATGA
- the lpxH gene encoding UDP-2,3-diacylglucosamine diphosphatase: MSTLFIADLHLCSEEPAITAGFLRFLAGEARQADALYILGDLFEAWIGDDDPEPLHQQIATAIKALVDSGVPCYFIHGNRDFLLGKRFARASGMTLLPEEKLLDLYGRKVLIMHGDTLCTDDEGYQAFRRKVHQPWLQALFLAFPLFIRKRIAARMRAGSKAANSSKSMAIMDVNPQAVVDTLTRHNVQWLIHGHTHRPAIHELTANGQPAFRCVLGAWHEEGSMIKVTAENVELIHFPF; this comes from the coding sequence ATGTCGACGCTGTTTATTGCAGATTTACACCTCTGCTCAGAAGAACCGGCGATCACCGCCGGTTTTCTGCGTTTTTTGGCCGGTGAAGCCCGCCAGGCGGATGCGCTTTACATCCTCGGTGACCTGTTCGAAGCGTGGATTGGCGATGACGACCCTGAACCGCTGCACCAGCAAATCGCCACCGCGATCAAAGCGCTGGTTGATTCAGGCGTGCCCTGCTACTTCATTCACGGCAACCGCGACTTCCTGCTCGGCAAACGCTTTGCCAGAGCCAGCGGCATGACGCTGCTACCCGAAGAAAAGCTGCTCGACCTGTATGGCCGCAAAGTTCTTATCATGCACGGCGACACGCTGTGTACCGACGACGAAGGCTATCAGGCGTTTCGCCGCAAGGTTCACCAGCCGTGGCTTCAGGCACTGTTTCTTGCCTTCCCTCTGTTTATACGTAAACGTATTGCCGCCCGGATGCGCGCCGGTAGCAAGGCCGCCAACAGCAGCAAGTCTATGGCCATCATGGACGTTAATCCGCAGGCCGTGGTCGACACCCTCACCCGCCACAATGTTCAATGGCTGATTCACGGGCACACTCACCGCCCGGCAATCCATGAGCTTACCGCCAACGGGCAACCCGCTTTCCGCTGCGTATTAGGCGCATGGCATGAAGAAGGGTCGATGATAAAAGTGACGGCGGAAAACGTCGAGCTGATCCACTTTCCTTTCTGA
- the ppiB gene encoding peptidylprolyl isomerase B translates to MVTFHTNHGDIVIKTFDDKAPVTVKNFLDYCREGFYNNTIFHRVINGFMIQGGGFEPGMKQKATKDTIQNEANNGLKNTRGTLAMARTQAPHSATAQFFINVADNDFLNFSGESLQGWGYCVFAEVVEGMDVVEKIKGVSTGRSGMHQDVPKEDVIIESVTVSE, encoded by the coding sequence ATGGTTACTTTTCACACTAATCACGGCGACATCGTCATCAAAACTTTTGATGATAAAGCGCCTGTTACCGTTAAAAACTTCCTGGACTACTGCCGCGAAGGCTTCTACAACAACACCATTTTCCACCGTGTGATCAACGGCTTTATGATCCAGGGCGGCGGTTTCGAACCGGGTATGAAGCAGAAAGCGACTAAAGACACCATTCAGAACGAAGCGAATAACGGCCTGAAAAACACCCGTGGTACGCTGGCAATGGCTCGTACCCAGGCTCCGCACTCTGCCACCGCACAGTTCTTCATCAACGTGGCCGACAACGACTTCCTGAACTTCAGCGGCGAAAGCCTGCAGGGTTGGGGCTACTGCGTGTTCGCAGAAGTGGTTGAAGGTATGGACGTGGTTGAGAAAATCAAAGGCGTTTCCACCGGCCGCAGCGGTATGCACCAGGATGTACCGAAAGAAGACGTTATTATCGAAAGCGTAACCGTAAGCGAATAA